The archaeon BMS3Bbin15 genome has a segment encoding these proteins:
- the cbiF gene encoding cobalt-precorrin-4 C(11)-methyltransferase: MKVYFVGSGPGDPELITLKAKRILEKADVVVYASSLVDDRILGFIRPEAEVYTSAPLTLREIVELLRREAEKGRVVVRLHSGDASIYGAIGEQITELEKHGIECEVVPGVSSFLAAAALLKKEYTVPGVSQTVIISRISGRTDVPERERLSLLAEHGASMVIFLSIAKIDEVIGELRHGYNMDTPVAVVYRATREGEEVILGNLGDIGEKVREKGIKKTALILVGNFLRETENSKLYSENFSHSYRKL; the protein is encoded by the coding sequence ATGAAGGTTTATTTTGTTGGCTCAGGCCCAGGCGACCCGGAACTTATAACACTTAAGGCAAAAAGAATTCTTGAAAAGGCAGATGTTGTTGTGTATGCCAGCTCTCTTGTGGATGACAGGATTCTGGGTTTTATAAGGCCTGAGGCCGAAGTTTACACCAGCGCTCCCCTAACTCTCAGAGAGATTGTCGAACTTCTAAGAAGAGAAGCTGAAAAGGGCAGAGTTGTTGTAAGGTTGCACTCCGGTGATGCAAGTATCTACGGTGCCATAGGCGAGCAGATAACCGAACTTGAGAAACATGGTATAGAATGCGAAGTTGTACCTGGAGTAAGCTCATTTCTTGCTGCAGCTGCTCTTCTTAAAAAGGAGTATACTGTACCGGGGGTATCACAGACTGTAATTATTTCAAGAATTTCTGGCAGAACTGATGTACCAGAGAGAGAAAGGCTGAGCCTTCTTGCAGAGCATGGAGCAAGTATGGTTATCTTTCTGAGTATAGCTAAAATTGACGAGGTTATAGGGGAGTTGAGGCATGGTTACAATATGGATACTCCCGTGGCAGTTGTTTACAGAGCGACAAGGGAAGGCGAAGAGGTTATTCTTGGAAACCTTGGAGATATTGGTGAAAAGGTAAGGGAGAAGGGGATTAAGAAGACTGCTCTTATCCTTGTTGGTAACTTTTTAAGAGAGACAGAAAATTCAAAACTCTACTCAGAAAATTTCAGTCATTCTTACAGAAAATTATAA